From the genome of Chroicocephalus ridibundus chromosome 1, bChrRid1.1, whole genome shotgun sequence, one region includes:
- the NHLRC3 gene encoding NHL repeat-containing protein 3, with amino-acid sequence MRRKRPEGPWLVMAGGLLALLALLWGAQVLKAFDYSSPWKGQQQMYKLDIGWPKIPEYFTGQTFCVAVDSLHRLVYVGQRGDNVPKVLVFSEEGYFLYSWNNTVEMPHGIFVLNTATDSSVWITDVGTGKYGHTVKQYSPSGKLMQVLGTPGNAGSSLIPLQFDQPAEVFVEESGDIYIVDGDGGMNNRLLKLSNDYKEIWLTGTNGTGIGQFNIPHSVTVDPFGRVWVADRDNKRIQVFDKVTGEWLGSWSSCFSEDGPYSVRFTANYKYLIVAQLNINRLAILAAPPVGSIGDCIMVNTVQLADETKPHLVDVDMKSGAVYVAEIGAQQVQKYIPLS; translated from the exons ATGAGGCGGAAGCGGCCGGAGGGGCCGTGGCTAGTGATGGCCGGCGGCCTGCTCGCCCTGCTCGCCCTGCTCTGGGGCGCCCAG gttttaaaagcatttgattaCTCCTCTCCATGGAAGGGACAGCAACAGATGTACAAGTTGGACATAGGCTGGCCTAAAATTCCAGAATACTTCACTGGTCAAACATTTTGTGTTGCTGTTGACTCTCTTCATCGTTTGGTCTATGTGGGACAA aggGGAGATAATGTACCAAAGGTACTTGTATTCTCAGAGGAAGGCTATTTTCTTTACTCCTGGAATAATACAGTTGAAATGCCTCATGGTATCTTTGTATTGAACACCGCAACAGATAGTTCAGTATGGATCACAGATGTCGGAACAG ggAAATATGGTCACACCGTGAAACAATACAGCCCTTCGGGTAAACTTATGCAGGTCTTGGGCACACCAGGTAATGCTGGTTCAAGTTTGATTCCCCTGCAATTTGATCAACCAGCAGAGGTCTTTGTAGAGGAAAGTGGAGATATCTATATTGTGGATGGAGACGGAGGAATGAATAACAGATTGCTCAAACTATCCAACG ATTACAAAGAGATATGGCTGACTGGAACAAATGGGACCGGCATTGGTCAGTTCAATATTCCTCACAGTGTAACAGTGGATCCTTTTGGACGG GTATGGGTTGCAGACAGAGACAACAAAAGAATCCAAGTTTTTGATAAAGTCACAGGGGAATGGCTGGGGTCTTGGAGCAGCTGTTTTTCAGAAGATGGACCCTATTCTGTCAG ATTTACTGCCAATTACAAATACCTGATTGTAGCTCAGCTGAATATCAACCGGTTAGCAATCTTGGCAGCACCACCGGTTGGCTCCATTGGGGACTGTATTATGGTCAACACAGTCCAGCTGGCAGATGAAACCAAACCGCACCTTGTGGATGTAGACATGAAGAGTGGAGCAGTCTATGTTGCAGAGATTGGAGCCCAGCAAGTACAAAAATACATACCCTTAAGCTGA